In the genome of Candidatus Zixiibacteriota bacterium, the window TCGGCTGATTCACGAAGCCGGGCTAAAGAACGTGCTCGTAAGCAACGGCTATATCAATTCAGAACCGCTGGAGGAAATTTTGCCATTGATAGATGCCGCCAATATCGACCTGAAAGGGATGAAACCGCAGTTCTATAAAACTGTCTGCAAGGGAAAACTGGAACCGGTGCTGAAGAATATCCGGCGCTTTCATGAAGCGGGCGTGCATCTGGAAATCACCAATCTGGTAATTCCCGGGCTGAATGATACCACCGCCGATTTCGAGGCTCTAACCGATTTTGTGACGTCAATATCTCCCTCTCTGCCGCTGCACTTCTCGGCCTACTATCCGACCTTCAAAATGAAAAATCCCCCCACACCGGTAAGCACGCTAATGCTGGCGTATGAAATCGCCTCGAAAAAACTGGATTATGTCTATCTTGGGAACGTCAATATCCCCGACCGCTCCGATACCTTCTGCCCCAAATGCCACGCCCGGCTCATCAGCCGCCGGGGATATTCGACCTCGGAGGTAAATTTTGACCGGGGGAGCTGCGCCGCATGCGGACATCAAACCGGAATTGTCGTCTGAAGGCATATATTTCTCTTCAGGCGGCAATATAAGTGGTCGATAATTATAAGGATAAGCCGTCTATAAATTAGAATGAAATCTCCCTTTTGGAACGAGGGATACGCCCAATTTGTTTTATTTATATATGAACCAGTCAGTTTCCGCAGTCCGCAAACATGTTTCCGCCGCTTTATTGCTGACTTTGGCGATAACGTGTTTCTGTCTGGCATTTCTTGCTGAACCTGCTTACAGCCAATTCTATTTTGGGAAAAATAAAGTCCAGTACACCGACTTCGACTGGCAGGTGATGGAGACCGAGAATTTTCGATTTTTTTTCTATCCGGAAGAAGAGGAACTCGCCAAGATTGCCGCCCGTATCTCTGAAGACAGCTACCGCGAACTGGCATCCCGTTTCAAACTTGAAATCTACCGCCCCATTCCGCTCATAATATACAGTTCCCCCAACTATTTCAGCCAGACCAATGTCACCCCGTCGCTTCTGCCGGAATCGGTGGGCGGTTTTACGGAATTTCTCAAAGGACGGGTGGTGGTCCCTTTCCATGGTTCTTACTATGACTTCGAGCATGTCCTGCGTCACGAACTGGTGCATGTCTTTACTCTTTCCAAGCTGGAATCGGTCATGTCCAAACAGCGCTATTTCCGGATGGCGCCGCCGCCTCTCTGGTTTATCGAAGGGCTTGCCGAATGCTGGTCCACCAGTTGGGACAGTGAAGCCGATATGATTCTCAAAGATATGGTCCTCTCGGGGCGTCTGTTCACCATCGACCGCTTCTACGAAATTTCCGGCACCTATTTCATGTATAAACTGGGACAGTCGGTCTGCCAGTTTATCAGCGATGAATACGGCAGCGACAAATTGATTCTAATCTTCGAAAACTGGTGGAAAGGGGATGACTTTGACGAGATAGTCGAGATTACCCTCGGCGAGCCGCTGCGCGAAGTTTCGCGCAAGTGGGAATATGCGCTTAAGAAACG includes:
- the amrS gene encoding AmmeMemoRadiSam system radical SAM enzyme, whose amino-acid sequence is MIVKAAYYEKLDGNKVRCRLCPADCLLTEGKVGICGSRFNRNGKLVTDNFGELVTACYDPIEKKPLYHFYPGSVIFSTGANGCNFSCDNCQNWEISQTKVQTQFLAPANLVELASRNESIGVAYTYTEPLIWFEYILQAGRLIHEAGLKNVLVSNGYINSEPLEEILPLIDAANIDLKGMKPQFYKTVCKGKLEPVLKNIRRFHEAGVHLEITNLVIPGLNDTTADFEALTDFVTSISPSLPLHFSAYYPTFKMKNPPTPVSTLMLAYEIASKKLDYVYLGNVNIPDRSDTFCPKCHARLISRRGYSTSEVNFDRGSCAACGHQTGIVV